A genomic segment from Deinococcus humi encodes:
- a CDS encoding branched-chain amino acid aminotransferase, with translation MTQTAPKDTPNIDWATLGFSYIRTDLRYLSHWKDGAWDAGTLTEDNVLHIAEGSTALHYGQQCFEGLKAYRCQDGSINIFRPDQNAARMRRSCRRVLMPEISDEQFIDAVTQVVRANERFIPPYGTGGSLYLRPYMIGVGDNIGVRTAPEFIFGVFCVPVGPYFKGGLTPQNFLVSDYDRAAPHGTGAAKVGGNYAASLMPGQLAKDTVIDGHHFADALYLDPETHRKIEEVGAANFFAITGDGCFVTPKSPSILESITKYSLLWLAEHRLNLSVEEGDVYIDRLDGYTEAGACGTAAVITPIGGIQYGDTFHVFHSETEAGPVTRRLYDELVGIQYGDVPAPDGWIVKV, from the coding sequence CCGCTCCCAAAGACACTCCCAACATCGACTGGGCCACCCTTGGCTTCAGCTATATCCGCACCGATCTGCGTTACCTGTCGCACTGGAAGGACGGCGCTTGGGACGCGGGCACCCTGACCGAGGACAACGTGCTGCACATCGCAGAGGGCAGCACGGCGCTGCACTACGGCCAGCAGTGCTTCGAGGGCCTCAAGGCCTACCGCTGCCAGGACGGTTCCATCAACATCTTCCGCCCGGACCAGAACGCCGCTCGCATGCGCCGCAGTTGCCGCCGCGTGCTGATGCCCGAGATCAGCGATGAGCAGTTTATCGACGCGGTCACTCAGGTGGTCAGGGCCAACGAGCGCTTCATCCCCCCCTACGGCACGGGCGGCTCGCTGTACCTGCGCCCCTACATGATTGGAGTGGGCGACAACATCGGGGTGCGGACGGCGCCAGAATTCATCTTCGGCGTGTTCTGCGTGCCGGTGGGGCCGTATTTCAAGGGCGGCCTGACCCCGCAGAATTTCCTGGTGTCGGACTACGACCGCGCCGCGCCGCACGGCACCGGGGCGGCCAAGGTGGGGGGCAACTACGCCGCCAGCCTGATGCCGGGCCAACTGGCCAAGGACACGGTGATCGACGGCCACCACTTCGCCGACGCCCTGTATCTGGACCCCGAAACGCACCGAAAGATCGAGGAGGTGGGCGCGGCCAACTTCTTCGCCATCACCGGGGACGGGTGTTTCGTGACCCCGAAGTCGCCCAGCATCCTGGAGAGCATCACCAAGTACAGCCTGCTGTGGCTGGCCGAGCACCGCTTGAACCTGTCCGTGGAGGAAGGGGACGTGTACATTGACCGGCTGGACGGCTACACCGAGGCGGGCGCGTGCGGCACCGCCGCTGTGATCACCCCGATCGGCGGCATCCAGTACGGCGACACCTTCCACGTCTTCCACAGCGAAACCGAGGCTGGCCCAGTGACCCGCCGCCTGTACGACGAACTGGTGGGCATCCAGTACGGCGACGTGCCTGCCCCGGACGGCTGGATCGTGAAGGTTTGA